In Helianthus annuus cultivar XRQ/B chromosome 9, HanXRQr2.0-SUNRISE, whole genome shotgun sequence, the following are encoded in one genomic region:
- the LOC110877633 gene encoding cyclic nucleotide-gated ion channel 2 — MPSFFTLFRLRSNSSDSTEELIDEGPISNTTECYACTQVGVPAFHSSSCDRANQPEWEASAGSSLIPIRDRPGSKTVSNCSSNDRPKFSSSGFLNRIYDPRSKQVQRWNKFFLFTRGMALVVDPLFVHTLSIRSGSAPCLYMDGSLAAVLAVLRTLVDAIHLVYMLVQFRMAYVSRESLVVGRGKLVWDPWSIGLHYVGSLKGFWFDAFVILPVPQVVFWLIVPRLIREERVQAIMSILLVIFTFQFIPKVYHSMSLIRRMAKVTGYIFGTISLGFTLNIIAYLIASHVVGGCWYALAIQRVVLCLRKQCNEKNACYLALSCASDVCYEFLLHEGTFGDRCAGNSTTNFDRTLCLDMDGSYNFGIYGMALPVVSSNARTFKILYTIAWGLFSLGTFGNDLEPTTNLFEVMFSICVVLSGLLLFILLIGNIQVFLEDAMQEKSKMELERRDMEWWMRRRQLPSHLKQRVRLYERQNWALMGGEDEMELIKDLPEGLRRDIKRFLCLELIRMVPLFHNLDDLILDNICDRVKPLLFIKNEKIIREGDLVQQMVFIVQGRIKTSQNLSKGVVATSTLGPGGYIGDELLSWCLRKPFINRVPTCSATFTCIEPTEAFGLDANHLRYVTDHFRYKFVDERLKRTIRYYSSNWRTWAAVNIQLAWRRYVVRTRRAVNRVSEEDGGSNRMLRQYATIFMSFRPHDHLET; from the exons ATGCCATCGTTCTTTACATTATTCCGTCTCCGGAGTAACTCTTCCGACAGTACCGAAGAGCTCATTGACGAAGGTCCCATTTCGAACACAACCGAGTGCTACGCCTGCACCCAAGTAGGCGTCCCCGCCTTCCACTCCTCAAGCTGTGATCGCGCTAATCAACCCGAATGGGAAGCCTCCGCAGGCTCTTCTCTCATCCCCATCCGTGACCGCCCCGGCTCCAAAACAGTATCCAACTGTTCATCCAACGACCGCCCAAAGTTTTCCTCATCAGGGTTCCTTAACCGCATTTACGACCCTCGCAGCAAACAAGTCCAAAGATGGAACAAATTCTTCTTGTTCACCCGCGGAATGGCTTTGGTTGTCGACCCGCTTTTCGTCCACACGCTGTCAATCCGCAGTGGCAGCGCCCCATGCCTTTACATGGACGGGTCGCTAGCCGCAGTGTTGGCTGTCCTCCGGACGTTGGTCGACGCCATTCATCTTGTTTACATGTTGGTGCAGTTCAGGATGGCTTATGTGTCACGGGAGTCACTTGTGGTTGGACGTGGGAAGCTTGTATGGGACCCATGGTCTATCGGTTTGCACTATGTCGGCTCACTCAAAGGGTTCTGGTTCGACGCCTTCGTCATACTTCCGGTCCCTCAG GTTGTATTCTGGTTAATAGTGCCTAGATTAATACGAGAAGAGCGAGTCCAGGCAATAATGAGTATCCTCTTGGTCATTTTCACCTTCCAATTCATACCCAAAGTCTACCACTCAATGTCGCTAATAAGAAGGATGGCGAAAGTCACTGGTTACATCTTTGGCACTATTTCGTTGGGTTTCACCCTTAATATCATCGCCTACCTCATCGCTTCTCAT GTTGTGGGTGGATGTTGGTATGCTTTGGCGATACAAAGGGTGGTTTTGTGCCTACGGAAACAATGCAATGAGAAAAACGCATGTTATCTAGCTTTGTCGTGTGCCAGTGACGTTTGCTACGAGTTTTTATTACACGAGGGAACATTTGGTGACCGTTGTGCTGGAAACTCAACCACTAATTTCGATAGAACGTTGTGTTTAGATATGGATGGTTCTTACAACTTTGGCATTTACGGAATGGCACTTCCTGTTGTTTCTAGCAACGCACGCACATTCAAGATTCTATACACCATTGCATGGGGTCTATTTAGCCTTGGTACATTTGGAAACGATCTTGAGCCAACAACTAATTTGTTTGAAGTGATGTTTAGTATTTGTGTGGTGCTAAGTGGGTTGCTACTCTTCATTTTATTAATCGGTAATATTCAG GTGTTCTTGGAAGATGCTATGCAAGAAAAAAGCAAAATGGAACTAGAACGTCGCGATATGGAATGGTGGATGAGGAGAAGACAACTACCATCACATCTAAAACAAAGAGTTCGTCTTTATGAACGCCAAAATTGGGCATTGATGGGAGGTGAAGATGAGATGGAACTCATTAAAGACTTACCTGAAGGCCTTAGACGCGATATCAAGCGTTTTCTATGTCTTGAGCTCATACGCATG GTACCTCTGTTCCACAATTTAGACGACTTAATACTCGACAACATATGTGACCGTGTTAAACCgctattatttataaaaaatgaaAAG ATAATACGCGAAGGCGACCTGGTTCAACAAATGGTGTTTATAGTTCAAGGACGCATTAAAACTAGCCAAAACTTAAGTAAAGGAGTTGTTGCAACAAGTACACTCGGTCCAGGAGGCTACATAGGTGATGAGCTTTTATCATGGTGCCTAAGGAAGCCATTTATAAACAGGGTTCCGACATGTTCTGCAACATTTACATGTATAGAGCCCACAGAGGCATTTGGGCTTGATGCTAATCATCTCCGTTATGTGACTGATCATTTTCGCTACAAATTTGTGGATGAGAGGTTGAAGCGAACTATTAGATATTACTCATCGAATTGGAGGACTTGGGCAGCAGTGAATATACAACTAGCTTGGAGACGGTACGTGGTGAGAACAAGGCGGGCGGTGAATCGTGTGTCTGAGGAGGATGGTGGTAGTAACCGTATGCTTCGGCAGTATGCTACGATTTTCATGTCATTTAGACCCCATGATCATCTTGAGACTTGA